The window TTCTTGTGGACTGTAAACAAGGAATCTCTTGATAAGTATTTTTGATGGATAATACGTACCCACCGATTTGAATGATCCATCAAAATTTTCCAAACTAATTTAGCAAGAGCAGCCAGATTAAAATGTCCAATTGGTCTTACACCAAGCCCACCTTTAGCTTTTGGAGTACAAACTTTTTCCCAGACAACAGGGGGAGAAGAAGAACCCCAAAAGAATTTACAACATTCATTGTCAAGCTTAATAGAAATTTTTTTAGGACACTTAAATCAAGAGAGGACATGGTTAGGAAGCCCAGACAAATTTGCTTTTAGAAGAGTAAGTTTCTCACCACGGGAGAGAGTATTAGCTTTCCAACCAGACAAAGTATTTTGCATGCGCAAAAGTAACTCATTAGCATTAACAGGATCTTTCCAAAAAACAATTAGAGGATGCAGCATAGGACGCCCGCCGGCGAACCTAAACCTTTTGCCAACCCGGAGAGTTAGGGTTAGAAGAGTTAGGTTCAGCAGAAGCTCTAGGAACTTCCTGATCAGTAGTAGGAGCTGATCTGGGCTGAAGGAAGACAAGCATAACATCAAGATGAAGAGTATCAGACATATCTTGTGGAAGCAGGACATGAGGAGGGAAAGCTGCAGGTTCACTAGTAAGCCTATTCACCATAACAAAGGCTTGCTAACTAGCTCGATCCGGACAGACTACACTAGGATGATCAAGTCTTCCACAATAAAAACAAGGCTCTAACAGGGTTTCATAGTTAAGATTAATAACAGAGTGATCAGTAGAGTCAGGATCAGGAAACAAATTAATAGCACAGGGCCAAGGCGCAAGTAAATTCATTTCAACACACACCCTAGCATACATAGACCTTGAGCCGTCTAATGTAGCAGGATCAATACGAACACTAGTTCCAATCTAGGAAGCAATGAAACTGAGATATCGAGGATTCCACATATGGATGGGCAAGAAAGGGAATCTTACCCAAAGAATCAAAGAGGTAAGCTCATCCCTTGCATGGTTAAAACTAGGAGTCCAATGGCGAAGAGCAAAGATTTGGCCCTGGACAAACCAAGGGCGATTATCTAGAACAAATTATAGATCATCTTCATCCGAGAAAAGGCAACAGTACCAATCATAACCAAGCAGATTAATCTGGACAAAGCTAGAGATCCCTGCCCAGTTAAAAAAGTATCTAGCACACACCATATGTTTGGAAACCCGTTCCCCAAACACTTTCCCAACCAAACAACACCTTTGGTATTTACTCATGGATAACACAGAGTTGTGCCTAGGGATATGGATATCAAGGGGACCATTATCATCAATAGTGACAGTAAAAGGGCCTTGCTGAACATGTGTTGAATGAAAAGTCTGATCAGGAAACTAGGGTTGGTAGGGACGAGTACGAGGACGGGGCCAGTTAGCAGCAGAGTGAGGGTGAGGGTGGCTAGAACCTTCCTCATAAGGGATAGGTAAAGAAGATGGAGGAGTGAAAGGGGAAGAAGAAACAGAGGGATCAGTGGGGGTTTGGGCATCCATAACAACAAAAAACAAAATGGAAGGTGAGTGATGAGAAGAACAAAGGACCAAAATATAAAGGAATTTACAAAGCTCTCGAAAGACGACCACCGCAATGGAAACCCAATAGCATTTAAGACACGACCATTGACACTCTGAACCGGGTCTGTAATAATGAGAGCTAGGGTTAGACAGAGAGGCAAGATCTTGAAGTAAATCTCCAGCACAGCAAGAAACAATGGCGTGGAAGAGTAGCGCACGCCAAGTGACAAGAAGGATTGCAAAGTGGAAGCAAATAACAGCCAGTGAAGCCATGCAGAGAGAAGAAGAGAGAGGGTTTCGGTCAAAGAGAAAGTTGGGATCCCCAATGCTGTTGGAGAAATTAAACCGCCGGCTCTTGCACTGGGGCCAAGCAAAATAGAAGAGAACAAGACATGCAGAAAGATGAGAAGACAGAATGATGGCGAGCAGGGGATACAGGAGTGATAATCTGGAGAACAAGATTTGGTGTACAGTAGAGAGAGACATAAAGAAAAAGAAAAACCAGCCAACATGCTGAGATGCAGAATAACGACGAAAGAAGAGCCATTTAATAAACCAAGCTACCCAAATATGAAACAGAGAATGGAAACGGAGACGCAATATTGGTGGGGGGAGAGGAAGACGGAAGATTAGAAAGCCGGAGTAACATAAAGATTGAGGGTGCATGAGGAAACAACCAAAGGGAAGAGGAGAGAGTTTAGCCATTCTTTGCTAGCTTTGGCAAACTTTTTAATTGTACATTTGTTACAATTATGTTCGGTTGAGTGTTGACCATGAAAGTTCTGTGTAAATTGGTTACAAGTTCCTTTAGGCAAAACTTATTGAATTGAAGAAGCGTTATTTTCTGCAAATAAAATAATAAAAAGTTTGTGTTCCATTGAAGAGAAGTAGTAAAGAAATCCCCAATATCCAAATGAAATAGGCAAGAAATCTTCTCAATCTTCTTTTCTTCTTTTCGATTTCAACAAAAAAACTTACAGAAATGGACACCCCCACCTAGCTAATCCAAATGGAATGTTTGGAAGAGAGAAATGGGCAAGCAATGAAACCAAACCAAAGGAGTGACAGCAGTGCCTAAAAAAGCTATTCTATCAACCACAAAGCAATCTTCTTTTTTTAGTTTTAGACCTTCATCTCATCGTGTGATTCACATGTAAACTGAAACATAAATTTCTCAAAACTAATAACACCATGCAGCATTGATAAAAATCTAAGGTTAACATTCTGAAAAGATTATATTTGAAGTAGAATTAATTCTTCCGTCATTAAACACAAACTGGTCATTACATTGACATAGCTAGAGAAACGTAAACATAAAGATATCAAAAGCTCAAAGCAAAACAAATCAAATTTTTATTTCCTAATTAATATCATATCGGCATATCCTCTATCTACTCCTTTGGTCTTCTTGGTTGAACTTCGTATCCAAATTTTGTCCTCCAAACGAGTCATTGTACCTCGAAGAATGTTGGTTCTTTTTTAGAGCTGGTGGACACGTGTGGTCTTCACGTGAACGATCTTCATCTGAATGGTCTTGCTTCTTATCTCCAGCCATAGTCCACTTGTTGCTTTCTTGTGACAGATTTGAAAATCTTGCCTTGATTAATCTCAATTAGCCAAAGTTTCAAACACAAACTGCTTTGAGAAAAAACTATGAACAATACTGAGGCCAAGACGGCAAGACCTCTTTATATAGTTAATTTCTTTCCTAGATCCAATCGGATTCCTAGCTAGTAAAGTTGAGACAAAGTCTTTACTAAACAAACCAGGAAAGAATATTATTACAATTTACCTATCGCAGAAAGGAAAAGCTTTTGTTTTTGGAAAAGATTGGAAAAACCTAGTAAATCTCTTAGTGGTACACGTGAGCAGGCACACAGATGATGAGCGAGTCTAGTCTTCATTGATTTAATCTCTAGCTGCCTAGACTTCCATTCTTATAAATGTTAGGTTTTGATTTGACATTTTCTGTTTGATCTTATATTATTGTTTCGCCTTAGAGGCTTGATTAATTTCTTTTGTAATGTTTTACAAAATATAACGGTAAAAAGATGATATACTTGTTCACATGTGTCGGTTCGGGGTACGGTCAGTTTTCCGGGAGGATCGCCCTCCCTATTCGAAGTTTTTTCCTGGGAGTTTACACCTTGTTGACTAGGACAATAGTCGCGACTATAAATAGACTCATGACTCCGCTCTGCTCTCTTGCGACCCCTACTCTAATCAAAAGAGTAAAGGCCCTTGGGTTGCCAAACTACGATGAGAGTTTCGTCTTTTGAAGCGCCAATCACGTAGGGAAAGGTTTTGATGACTCAAGGCTTTTATTCACATTCAGTAAACACATTTCAAAATGACCTTTTTATCATTGGACAAAAAAAAAAAAAAACGGGCTCAATTCAATCTCGGTCAAGTTACCAAACTCACTCGTTTATGTGTTTGATCAACCAAACTAGGTCAGAAAATGCCTAACGGATCATCTCATCTTTTGTTGCTAATGTGTATGCCAAGGTGCCATGTCTGACATGCCCGATCTCATCATGGCTCATGAAGTGTATCACTATTTCAACAGTAAGAAGAAATTACCAGCGAATGGAGTAATTTTCACAACTATCATTGCAGCCACTTTATTACAAGTTTACCGGTCACAAATATAAGTGTTATTACGCCAAACGGTATTTTAGAATCTGAAAAATAGAGAGCGAGAGCAAAACGGTGATAACCCAGAAACAAAACTTGCAGAGGTTGAGAGCTTGAGAGAGAATGGGGGACTATCACTATATCTACAAGGACTTGGACGGAGCCTCTACCCAGTGGGACGATATTCAGGCCAAGCTTGGCAATCTTCCTCCGAAGAAGCCGGCGTTTAAGCCCCCGGCCTTCACTCCGGCCGAGGACGAAGCCTCCGCTCCTAAAGACAAGTCGTGGATCGATGACAAGACCGAACAGGACCTCGAAGATCTCGAAGACGATCCCGATCTCGACGACGATCGCTTCCTCGAGGAATACAGGTCACTCCTCTTTTCTTCTTCTTCAATTTTTGAGCGAATTAGATATCGAAGATACTCATACTCGTTAGCTTTTGAGGTTTGAATTCTTAGCTCAAATCCATAAAATCCAGACTCAACTAACAAAGATCGAATTTTTAGCAGTAAAATATGATTGATAGCCTTGTTTCAATAAAAGAAAATGGCTCCTGACTCTTCAAATTAAAGTTTTAAATATGAAATCAGTGACACCTCGAATAGATTTACCCCTCTCATGGTCTCGGAGGTGATCGATGGAGAAAGAAACTGGAATATCTCGCACCCGGAATTTCAAAGCATCACTACTCCGGAGGAATGGCTACTCCTTAAAAGTAAGTTTAACTCCCTTTCGGATAGCCCTGAGGCTTTAATGCAATGTGTGTTCTTCCATCTTTGGGAAATTTGGAAGCATAGATGTGAGATTGTTATGAATCACAGCAAGCCAAACTGTTGGCAACATCAATAGAAATTTCTCTGAGTGGTGCCAAACTCTCAGTCCTCTTTCTGAGCCAAATGATTGCCCTATCAATGATGTCTCAAGATGGCAGCCTCCATCTGAGCCTTTTGTTAAGATAAATTTGGATCGGGCCTTTGATGAAAAGAACAAAAGAACTGGCATAGGAGTTGTTATTCGGGATCACTGTGGTATTCTTCTAGCAGGTTCTATTACCCTTTGCTCCCACAATTCAGTAACTGAAGTTGAGGCTTAGGCAGTTGTTTGTGGACTCAAATTGGCTGCGTCCCTTAATTTGAGGAACATTGTGTTGGAGTGTGACTGTAAGGATGTTCTGATGGCCTTTTCCTGCTCCTCTTTCTCACCAAACTGGAAAATTTTCCCCTACATTAGCAGGGTCTCTCATCTCAGGTCCTTTTTCACAGGGTTTCAATGGAATTGGATCCCTCATGAAGCTAACCGTTGTGCAGACGCAGCGGCTAAGCTTACTAAAGTGAGTTTGTGCTCTTCGGAATGGGCTAACCAGCCTCCAATCTCGCTAGTTTCTGTTCTACAAAATAACGGCCTCCCTGGTGATTAGTTTTGGCACTGTGCTGCCCCAGCTTTATTTGCTGTAGCTTGCTTTGTTTTTTTTTCTTGTGTTTTTTTTTTTCTGTCTTTTATTCCCTTTCCTTCTTGTATTGTTGTTTTAGCTGCCCAGGAGGCTTAATGAATTTCTTCATTACTGACCAAAAAAAAAAAAGTGGGATAATTGGCTCAAATAGTCAAATTGAAGCGAGGTTGATCAAGTTGAACCTTGCGGCGCTCTATCTGATTTGTTATACCACTAGAATTGTGAAATTATTGCTGTGTTTATGTTGAGTACTATATGGAAGAGTTAAGATTAATGTGGTTTTGTTTGATAGGAGGAAGAGGCTGTCTGAATTGAGAGAAGCAGCTAAGGTTGCGAGGTTTGGATCAGTGGTTCCAATCTCGGGATCAGATTTCGTACGTGAGGTTTCTCAAGCTCCACCAGACGTTTGGGTGGTGGTGATTCTTTATAAAGAAGGAATTGCGGAATGTGGATTGTTGATGCAGTGTTTGGAAGATTTGGCAACTAAGTACCCGGCAACAAAATTTGTGAAAATAATTTCCACAGACTGCATTCCTAATTATCCGGATCGCAATCTTCCCACTTTATTAGTTTACAACAGTGGCGCTGTCAAAGCCAATCATGTTGGGATGCGCAGCTTTGGTCGGAGATGCACACCTGAAGGTATCTATTTTCTTCTGAATACCCTGCCCTGACTTTCCTATTCCTTTTGCATATAGACAGTTTAATGGATTTCTAACTTTCTCCACCCAAAATATAAAAAAATAAAAATTTAAAAAAACATGCTGATAGGAACTTCTGTGGACTATGAAATTGCAAATCCGCTTGTTAAAAAGCAGCAAACGTTAAAATTCAAAATGAAAATGGGTTAATGTTGTTGTAGTTGGCGAGTTCTTTGTGCAAGAAATGGCTTCTTGTGGTATACTTGGAATTGCTGCAACTTCATCTACTATTTATGAGTGTTTGGTTGTCTTAAATTAAGTATATACAACCTTAGCACGAACTTTGGATAAGGATTTCAGTAACTTTTTCTAGGATAAATTCACATTCTATGGGAAATGCATTTTTGGATGGAATAGCATATCGGCCTGCTGTACAGTTCAAACCAGATGACTGTTTCATTTTATACGGGTAGCGAAGAATCATGGTGTTAGATATTATTTCCTCCAAGAATAGGGCTCTTACTGACGTGTGCAAATAATTGATTTCTGTCTTTCGTTGCTATTCTGAAATACAAAAGTGGATCATTAACTTATGGATAATGAAAGAACTATCTTTATATTAACTACACATGATTTCACCTCGGGTGGGAAAAATCTATTGGCCTGTGGGCTTTAGCATAGATAATGACTACTCACTACTCCTTGAAGCTGGACATAGATAATGAAGTACTCCCTGGTGCTGGACATATAAATGAATGCAGATCTGTTGTGCTTCACCGGATGGGTTTATGTTCTCTTAAAAGTAAAGAAGTTATTAAAATTAGAATCCGGTTGAGGCTGCATAGCAGTGGGTTGTTTTTATGCAGGTGCTTATATTGATTGTCTTGTTTGGCTCATTGGAATAGAGGTCGAGAAAAAGCTTTCTAGTATTACAAAGTAGCTTAGAATGTGTTGTTTGCTTGAATGGTCCGTTACCCATTTAAAATGTTATCCTCAGTTTAATTACAGAGCGCTTCTTTGGTTTTTGCACTGTATATCATAAACTTCTAATTAACATTGCAAGCTGTTCTAATATTATTGCAAACGATACATTTATAGATACATGTATGTTTCTTGCTCAATATGTATTATAAACATCCTTTTGTTCTGTAGCTCAAATACATGAGCTGATGATCATGATCAGCATTCTCTTTTGACTTTGGCCTTGTTATTGAAATTATAACTGTTTTTTTTCTTCTTCTAGTGACTAGTTTCTCTGTTTTGCTGAATACTAGGTGTGGCATTAGTTCTCTGCCAATCAGATCCTGTGCTTAATGATGGGCAGAGTGCTAATGGTCATTCAAGGGAAGCCGTGATCGAGGGAGTTCGCAAGAGGTTCATAGAGAAAGTTGTGACACAACATGAAGATAAGGACGATGGATATTCAAGTGATTAGAACTTTAGTAACTGTATGTTGGTTTGTCTAAGAATTATGTTGTTTTCTTGTCAGGGCTTCTGTAAGAGTGTGAGTTTAGATGAATACTGCCATTTAGTGAATCATCTTGCTGCTTGCAAAACCGTTTTCATGGTATGTGGAAGAATATGACTGAATTGCATTATCTGAGTGACCTAATTATTATGTCAACTGCACATTGTATGAGATGACATAGGGATTCAGTTATTACAGTATTAGAAGATATGATGGTCATTGACTATCAAAGTTGTATTCAGTTGTAGTGTTCTCTTTATTCAATTGATGCATCTTAACCAGCCCTGAACCTCTCATTGCATATTAGCTTTTGACCACATTCACCAGATAATCTATAATGTGGTGATTTTTGTAGCGAGTGATCTTAACAAATCACTCCATTGTGGAGACCTGATACCACAAATCGACGTTAACAAATTGCTAACATCAGCAAAGCTCCATGATGCCATGGATGACAGCACATATCTACAACGCAAGTGTTATGTACTCTTAATAATGTTCATGAAAACTTTATGTTAGTTGCTGAACATAAAACTTTCGTTAGCCCAAGTTCCTGTGAATAGATATAGCATGAAACATAGCCATCGCATTGCATATATAAATATTGTGTATAGTTTCCCTATATAATAATTCTCACTAATGACTGATGAGACGGTAATTAAAATACATATGACTTGCATTGAAATATTGAACTGTGAGATATTGGAGAAAACTTAAGAATTATACAAAATACAGGTTCTTCAAGTTTTGTAGCATTACTAGATGGTTTCAATCACCTCTTGCAGCTCTTTATATCATATTTCCAAGTCGGTTGAACCATCCGAGCTCTGAGATGCACGTTGCGTAGATCGTAGTGTGTCACGTATGAGGTTAAAGAACTTTGATGCTCAACATTGTGAATCAGAAACTAATAAATATATTAAACATAGAACAAATAGTATTGTGAATATCTAAGTTAAGTGTGTTATATGCATAGACAAAACCTGTACATAATAAAAGCTAGCTTAGAGGAGTCATGAAATGTAGAAGGTAAAATTGAACTATAACTCAAGGTACTGCTAATCGCACAAAGCCTATTAGATGAGTTTGATTATTTTTTTTGAATGAAAGAAGGTTAGACGATTTTATTTAATAAGCACGCGTCGACCACACCTCCGACATCGACCACGCCATCGACACCGACCAAGCCGCCATTGCCAAGGTACGCCAGAATCTCGATTTCCCTCCTTCGACCCTAACCTATGTGTCTCCAGATTCGAAGGCTTCCCAGCGGTCTCTGATCTCTCTATACCAACCACACCGCCATCGTATGTCCCATCAAAACAAAAAGGAGACCTAAAGAGGATCGACGAAGGCCTACCATGATTCCTAACAAAAACCAGCATCTTCGGTCGCCGATCAACCTTTCTCTCACCTGCCATCACTTGTCTCATGACCACATGGCCAGATCTCTTCAACAAAATTGCTTTGAGGCGTGCTCAATCTAGTCGAAGGCAATCAACGATCTCAACCGGACCACCACCACCACCAGATTGCACACCCGCTGGTTCACCCCATCCACCACGAACCAGAGGTGTTCGTGACAGATAGGGAGGCAAGGCAGAGACCATCCACACAGGTAACGACGCTGAGAATGATGCTGAAAAGGTACACCATGGTTGATGGAGGAAGGAATAGAGTGGCCATAGAAGGCGATGTCTAACCCCTAGCAGAGCGCTAGGCATTTTGAGAAGATTTTGTCAAAGCCGAGACGGCGACGATAAACCCTAGCAGAGCGGCTGCTAGGTTAAAAAGAGGGGGAAGGATTGGTGTTTTTTATTAGATGATCGAGCTTGATTTGCCAAGCCTCAAAATATGGTTTCCAATAATTCATATTCGAATCTACAAACTCCATATCATTTGACTACCTTGTAGTGGTTAGCCAATTCATTATTCATTATTGACCTTTGATACATGAATATATGAGATCCCTTGCCTCTGCCAGGGAGTGCCAGCCACACTCCGACCATTATCTCAAGATCTCTGTTCCAAATTCCAATTAGCATTTTCAATAATGCTGTAAAACAGCATATCATTCCCTAATTTGCCTTCAATATAATGTCACCTTCATCTTCAATTGCGTACAAATAAAATAGAACCAGGCGCAATGAAATTGTGTTATCATCTTGCATGAACAAATAATTTCGTGTCAATTGGATTGTCTGTTGATGAAACAAAATTACAAAGGCGATGTTGTTCAGAATTAACACATCAAGTTATGAATGATTTAAGGACAGAATGATCATTCACAAATCAAAGTTGGATTCAGTTGTTGTGCTCCAACTTTTAATTAATTAATTAATGTATCTTCAGCCAATCAGCCTCCCTCAAACCTTTCTAAGAGATGTGTCGGTTTTGTCCGCATTCACCAGATTGTCTAAAACAGGATGGAACTTGTAACTTATGGGATTTTGGTTGTGAATAATAAATTGTATAAAGAGATATTATTAGAGAAGAAATTATGAACACTAGCTTAATGATCATGAAAACTTTATGTTAAGTCGCTGAATATACATATTTTGTAACCCAAATTCACACAAATATATCTAGAACAAATTATGACTATTGTATGGTAGTGGATTAGCTGGTTGTGCTTCATACGAGTAACGTATAATAAAAAAGGATAGGGACTCTGCTAGGGTTTTTACTTAACGGCGCCTTGGTAACATTGGTCCGGGGATTTAGATATCCTACTTTTTTTGGCTATTCTGATGAGATCGGAGGCAATGGAGAGATCAATTAGCTTCTAGATCAGGCAGTCAGAGTTCGATCTCCGTTTTCTGGTTTTCGATGTCGGTTTTCGGACAAAGGAGGCCTCTTCGATCTAGCGGAGTGCTGCAGTTTCGGCTGACAGGGTAACATGGGTGTTTCTGAGTAAGGTAGTTTATCTAACATTTCATGGTTACTTTGGTGCTGCACACCAAGGTTTGCAACATAAAGATTACTTGGGCTATTTTAGGTAGTTTCATATGTTTTCATTTCTTATGTAGCCCGTGAGGGAGGTTCGTGTTAATACTATTCTCTTACTTGATAAACAAATAACTATTGTATGGTACTAAAACGATCATAGCATATATATAAATATATATATATATAGTTTCTATCCTGAGTAAAGCTTCGTTTTGAAATTAAAGTGTGAAGTTTCTTATTTGACTCATTTTTCAGTCATATTTCTACATCTCATCCGTTCAGTTTATTGATACTAATGTATAGATCATTCCTGTAAAATTTCATCCAAAATTGATGATTGTTAAGATACCGAATTAGATTAAATCAATGAACGGATCATAAATTTGTCTAACAAGAACTATCTGTGTAAATAACGATTACGAAAACCCAAACGATCTTCAAATTTGATGAAACTTTACAGAAGTGATCTATGCATCAGGTTCTACAAATTGAACGGAAGTGATGTGAAAATATGACCGAAAAGTGAGTCAAATAAGGAACTTCACACTTTAATTTCAAAGTGAAGCTTCGCTCTGGATAGGAACTGATATATATATATATATACACACACACACACATTCATATTTTCAAAACGGGGCTCGGCTATGTGTGTGTGTGTGTCTGTCTATNNNNNNNNNNNNNNNNNNNNAGATCTGTTTTTAATGGGCTTTGATTGCTGAGATTAAAACAAAAATCTTAACACTTATGTCAAGCCTACACCGTTCAAGATTATTGAAAATAAATCAAACATTTGGATGACTTAACGATCACCAAATTTTCTAAAAATTTGCAGAAGTGATCTACTCATATACACCTACAAACTGAAAGGTGGAGATATGATTTTGTGATCGAGAAGTTTGTCAAATACCCTATCCCTAGAAATAAACAAAAAAAGGGATCCCTCATTGGAAGGGTCATGTATATATATACACACACACACACACATAGCGGAGCCCCGTTTTAAAATTAAAGTGTGAAGCTCCTTATTCGACTTTCTGGTCATTATTCTGCATCTCCACCGTTCAATGTCTAGAATATAGTGTGTAGAAAGTTTCATCTAATTTGGAGATCATTTGGGTACCAAATTAGATTAAATGAATCAATAGAACATAATATGTTCAAATGGAACTGTTCGTGTAAATCATAAATACAGAAGCTCTAATCTTCAAATTAGATGAAACTTTGTATAAATGATCTACACACTAGTAGCTAGATACTGAATGGTGCAGATGTGAAAATGTAACCGGAAAGTAATCGAAATAAAGAGCCCTAAACTTTAATTTCAAAACAGGGCTCCATCTTGGATAGGAAATATATATATACACACACACAGAGTTCTCTTCTAGAGCGGGACACCGCTTTGAAATTAAAGAGTGGTGCTCCTCATTTCGCTCACTTTTAGATCACATTTTCACATCTCTACCATTTAGTGTCTAGAATATAGTGTGTAGGTCATTCCTGCAAAGTTTCATCCAATAATCCAATTTGGAGATTTGTGTGTCGAATTAGATTAAATGAATCAACTGAACAAAATTTGTCCAAACGGAACCGTTCGTGTAAATCACAATTAAGGAAGCTTAAATGATCTCCAAATTAGATGAAACTTTGCAGGAATGATTTACACATTATGTTTTAGACACTGAACGGTGGAGATGTCTTCCCTTTTAAGTAAGGGCCAAAAGGCGTTGTCGTATTCCCTTTTGCTCTCTTAGGTTAGAGTTTCGAAAACA of the Fragaria vesca subsp. vesca linkage group LG6, FraVesHawaii_1.0, whole genome shotgun sequence genome contains:
- the LOC101305491 gene encoding phosducin-like protein 3-like, which produces MGDYHYIYKDLDGASTQWDDIQAKLGNLPPKKPAFKPPAFTPAEDEASAPKDKSWIDDKTEQDLEDLEDDPDLDDDRFLEEYRRKRLSELREAAKVARFGSVVPISGSDFVREVSQAPPDVWVVVILYKEGIAECGLLMQCLEDLATKYPATKFVKIISTDCIPNYPDRNLPTLLVYNSGAVKANHVGMRSFGRRCTPEGVALVLCQSDPVLNDGQSANGHSREAVIEGVRKRFIEKVVTQHEDKDDGYSSD